A region of the Trichocoleus sp. genome:
GCACTGGAATCGGTGGAGCAAAACCAATCGCCTAAATATGATGCGCTGATTAACTTTATTCAGCAGAATCGATTGCGGTAATAGGGCAGGTGATCGAGATTCGGAAATAGCAACCTGTTTGATTACAGATTTTAATTTTTGATTACAGGTTGAGTTGCTTGAGCATTGCAAGATGCTTGCTGAGTGGCGCGATCGTATTTGCTGTAATCATGCCGCTACCAGCGACGGCAGGCAGCCCAATGCCGGGAAAGGTGGAATCGCCGCAGCAGAGTAATCCAGGGAGGGGTGTCGTTGAAGGAGGAAACAGGCTTTCACTGGCGCGAATGGCAGGACCATAAGAGCCACGATGACGACGCAGATATCGCTCATGGGTTAGCGGTGTGCCTGCCAGCGTGACCTCACAGCGCGATCGAATGTCAGGAATGACTCGTTCGAGTGCTTGCCACAAGACTTCAGTGCGTTCTTGCTTCTGGCGATCGTAATCTGCACTGCGGCGATCCATGCCCTGCCACAGATCATAGGGTTCGTTACCGGGAGTATAAGCGTGAATCGTATGTTTGCCGGGAGGCGCAAGCGTTGGATCAAGCAGCGAGGGAATCAAAATCAGGATCAGGTTTTGGGATGCGGTAATTCCGGCGTTCCAGTCATTGACGACAATATGATGACAGGCAAGATTGGGCGATAGCCCCTTCGCATCAAGGCCGAGATGGAGGTGCAAAAAGCTATCGCATTCAGGAGTTGCCTGTTTTTGAATCAGGAATCGCTTCGGGACTGCCCCCTCTGGCAAAAGCTTGACGGTATCCCAGACTGAGGCATTGGAGACGATCGCTCGTTTTGCCCGCAAGATTTGACCATTGCGGAGCCGTACCCCAACTGCTCGACGATTTTCCACCACAATTTGCTCTACATGGGCATTGAGCAACAGCCTGCCGCCCCGCTTTTCGAGTCCTCGCACAAGAGCATTAACTAATGCACCGCTGCCGCCGATCGGGTAATCCAGCTTGACCTCAGGGCGATACCAGTCTGCGAACATAAACGCCACTTCTGCCGCACTTGTGCCACTAGCGGGTAAACCAGACAGCAAAAAACAAAGCATGTCCAGCCAGTTGCGAATAAAGGGATCGGTGATCACTTCATTCATGATGCGATCGAATGATCCGGTGAGCCTGGAAACATTTGCTGCATAACGTCCGAGGCTGGGCAGAAACCGTCCGATCGTCCAGATTGCCTGCCAGTCATAGCGCAACGCTACTGGAGGGAGAGCCGTCGCTGCTTTGGCATAGGGTTCCATGACTCGCTGCAATTCCCGCCATTCCTGCACTGCTCGATCGCCGCGCAACTGTGCCAAAACCTGACAAAACTGATCGGCTCCAACGGTTGTATCAAACGTGCCTTCAGGCAAACAGCAACCCCAGGTGTCGTAAGTGACGCAAGGCAAATCTTCCTCGATCGCATCCAAAATCTGCCGTAGTGGATTAGGAGATGGACGGTAAGATAGCCCAGAATAAAGCGAAGGACCCGAATCAAATGTAAAGCCTTGCCGCTCAAACCCGTGAGCCGCTCCACCAGGAATGCTGTGACTCTCGCAAACGGTAACGGCATCACCGTACTTTGCCAGTAAAGCCGCACAACTCAAGCCGCCAATACCGCTCCCAATCACAATTACATCTGGTTCAGCGTGAGACGATGCAGCTTGCATCACAAGCAACTCCTTCAAGTTGGGCGATCTTATCAATATCGCAATTATTCCAGAGGCTAGGATAACCTAATTCTGCAAATCCCTTAGCCGTCCTACTGTTTGTCTCCTACCATTAACAAGTGGCAATTCCACATAGCGATCACGCAGATGCTACCAAGATTTCTATATCGACTGCTGTACCCCGTAGGCTAGACTGCTACGAAATCGTTGTAGTCCCTGCTAAAGTACCGGAATGCAGCGGTTCCGTCTGGGAATGGCTGGATCACTGCTGCGCGATCGACTGCTTCACGCTCTGTATAGGTAGCCTTGTGAATGTCACGCTTGTGAGCCAGCATGTTGCAGAAGAAGCCACAGATGAACATGACAGATGAAGTTACGTCCACTGCCACTTCAGGCGCGATGAATGCCCGGTAACCCGCGTCTAAAAAAGCTTTCGCGAACACTTCACGACCCGATTCACAGGCTGTCGTAATGAAGGTACCGCTAGCGTTCTTGACATACTCTCCGATATTGTCTGGCGTCAGGTTGAACTCTACCTCCTCGTAGCAGTAGTCCGTCCCTACCCTCTTCTCGATAACCGTGAGCCAAATACGATTCTCATGCCCAATGCCGTGCGCGCAGAGGATAGTGTAGTCAGCCTTTGGAACATGCCCTGCCAGAAAGTCTATAGCATTCTGCTTTTCGTTGAGCCAAACCAGAGAGACGTTGAGTCCGTAAAACTCCAGCATTCCCCGGATCGCGATCGCCATCTGATAATTTTCAAGATTTTTATCGTAGGCAATAATAACCCTGTCATATAGGTTCACGGTAGTTTCCTTCGTCAAGAAAGCTTATCTGGGGTTCAACGATCGTGTTCACCTGCCGCTGGGACTTTTCAACTCCTACCGATCGCCTTAAGTTCACGCCCTTCATTCCGGCTCCCTTTGCGACTGGAAAATACATGACGGTGTTAGTGCGCTAAGAGGCGTTGCCCAACTTAAGAACAATTCGTCCTTAGCCTCCTAAATCTATCGGAAACAATCTTTCAAAGTTCTCCGCTTGGGGGGATTTAGGGGGCATGGCGGAATTCAACCCTCAACTCCATACTCTGATTAAACAATTTTTCCTGAACTTCGGTGCAAATTTCTGATTTATCGCTATGATTCCCTCTTAGCTTGTCTCATTACTAATCAATTGAGTTGCCAAGCTAAAGAGAAATTAGTATATTTGTACCTAACTCGTTCAGCCCAACCGCGTGTACATCAAGCGCATCGAGCTCTCTCACTTCAAATCCTTCGGCGGCACGACGGCAGTTCCGCTGTTGCCGGGGTTCACGGTCATCTCTGGCCCAAATGGCTCAGGGAAGTCCAACATTTTGGATGCGC
Encoded here:
- a CDS encoding NAD(P)/FAD-dependent oxidoreductase, which codes for MQAASSHAEPDVIVIGSGIGGLSCAALLAKYGDAVTVCESHSIPGGAAHGFERQGFTFDSGPSLYSGLSYRPSPNPLRQILDAIEEDLPCVTYDTWGCCLPEGTFDTTVGADQFCQVLAQLRGDRAVQEWRELQRVMEPYAKAATALPPVALRYDWQAIWTIGRFLPSLGRYAANVSRLTGSFDRIMNEVITDPFIRNWLDMLCFLLSGLPASGTSAAEVAFMFADWYRPEVKLDYPIGGSGALVNALVRGLEKRGGRLLLNAHVEQIVVENRRAVGVRLRNGQILRAKRAIVSNASVWDTVKLLPEGAVPKRFLIQKQATPECDSFLHLHLGLDAKGLSPNLACHHIVVNDWNAGITASQNLILILIPSLLDPTLAPPGKHTIHAYTPGNEPYDLWQGMDRRSADYDRQKQERTEVLWQALERVIPDIRSRCEVTLAGTPLTHERYLRRHRGSYGPAIRASESLFPPSTTPLPGLLCCGDSTFPGIGLPAVAGSGMITANTIAPLSKHLAMLKQLNL